Proteins found in one Agaribacterium sp. ZY112 genomic segment:
- the hflX gene encoding ribosome rescue GTPase HflX — MFFDRPDSGELAVLVHLELSQTALNNDPREFEELVLSAGGDPADFISGQRANPHPKFFVGTGKLEELQQAVIQHEAEVVIFNHELSPSQERNLEKALGCRVLDRTGLILDIFAQRARTHEGKLQVELAQLDHMSTRLIRGWTHLERQKGGIGMRGPGETQLETDRRLLRVRIKSIHKRLDKVRKQREQGRRARSRAEIPTLSLVGYTNAGKSTLFNRITDAAVYAEDQLFATLDPTMRRIAVAQVGAAVLADTVGFVSNLPHKLVESFRATLEEAANADLLLHVVDYVDDERLRNMEQVSEVLEEIGAGDLPQLIIYNKIDLVEGFKPKLERNAQGKPAAVWLSAQEGRGVDLLLEAISDLLAEDVIHGKLSLKPQLARFRAKLFENNSVLNEDYLDDGSSALEVQIPLADLNRILASENMKASELQFAEASLMAKLAKLDQEESF, encoded by the coding sequence TTGTTTTTTGATAGACCCGATTCAGGTGAGCTAGCGGTGCTAGTTCACCTGGAGCTTAGTCAAACCGCACTCAATAATGATCCGAGAGAGTTTGAAGAGCTCGTTTTATCTGCTGGCGGAGACCCCGCTGACTTTATTTCTGGCCAACGAGCCAATCCCCACCCTAAGTTTTTTGTTGGAACCGGCAAGCTTGAAGAATTACAGCAAGCGGTTATTCAACACGAAGCTGAAGTGGTTATCTTTAATCATGAATTAAGCCCAAGCCAAGAGCGCAACCTTGAAAAAGCCCTAGGCTGTCGCGTATTAGACCGCACGGGGTTGATCCTCGATATTTTTGCTCAGCGCGCGCGTACCCATGAGGGTAAGCTGCAAGTCGAGCTTGCTCAACTTGACCATATGAGTACGCGCCTTATTCGCGGCTGGACACACTTAGAGCGCCAAAAAGGCGGCATTGGTATGCGTGGCCCGGGTGAAACTCAGCTGGAAACCGATCGGCGTTTACTGCGGGTACGTATCAAGTCTATCCATAAACGTTTGGATAAGGTACGCAAGCAGCGAGAGCAAGGGCGCCGGGCTCGCTCGAGGGCCGAAATTCCGACACTATCACTAGTGGGATATACCAATGCTGGTAAGAGTACCCTGTTTAATCGTATAACGGATGCGGCTGTTTACGCTGAAGATCAGTTGTTTGCGACGCTTGACCCGACCATGCGTAGAATTGCTGTTGCCCAAGTGGGGGCTGCGGTACTTGCCGATACGGTTGGTTTTGTTAGTAACTTGCCACATAAGTTGGTTGAGAGCTTTAGGGCAACCTTGGAAGAGGCTGCTAATGCAGACTTGCTTTTGCATGTTGTTGATTACGTTGATGACGAGCGCCTAAGAAATATGGAGCAAGTTAGCGAGGTGCTCGAAGAAATTGGTGCTGGCGATCTTCCGCAGTTGATTATTTACAATAAGATTGATTTGGTTGAGGGGTTTAAGCCCAAACTAGAGCGAAATGCTCAGGGTAAACCAGCCGCGGTATGGCTGTCTGCTCAGGAAGGGCGTGGCGTTGATTTGTTGCTTGAAGCGATCAGCGACTTACTTGCTGAAGATGTTATTCATGGCAAGCTTTCTTTAAAGCCCCAGCTGGCTCGTTTTAGAGCAAAGTTATTTGAAAATAACTCTGTCTTAAATGAGGATTATCTGGATGATGGTAGTTCTGCTTTAGAAGTGCAGATTCCTTTAGCTGACTTA
- the hfq gene encoding RNA chaperone Hfq, translated as MSKGHSLQDPYLNVLRKERIPVSIYLVNGIKLQGQVESFDQFVVLLKNTVSQMVYKHAISTVVPSRPVRVPMLNPEGGVDEEVGG; from the coding sequence ATGTCAAAAGGGCACTCGCTACAAGACCCTTATCTCAATGTGCTGCGTAAAGAGCGCATCCCTGTTTCTATTTACTTGGTTAATGGTATCAAGCTGCAGGGCCAGGTTGAGAGCTTTGATCAGTTTGTCGTTCTTTTGAAAAACACCGTTAGTCAAATGGTTTATAAGCACGCCATTTCTACGGTAGTCCCTTCTCGCCCTGTTCGAGTGCCTATGCTGAACCCTGAAGGTGGCGTAGACGAAGAAGTCGGAGGCTAA
- the miaA gene encoding tRNA (adenosine(37)-N6)-dimethylallyltransferase MiaA — MASSAKPLQKPVLILMGPTASGKTALAVELAKQLDGEIISVDSALVYRGLDIGAAKPDAQERQGVVHHLIDIREPHEQYSAADFSADARACIDDIQTRGKVPILAGGTMLYFKALLEGLSKMPAADLERRAEIEKQAAERGWPAMHAELAEVDPETAARLHPNHSQRISRALEVWRSSGKALSEWQKADGHGLLDEQRCVQIAIAPGDRAVLHQRIKLRLQLMFEQGFMEEVQQLHQREDLHLDLPSMRAVGYRQAWMYLDGDYTYEQMLDKALVATRQLAKRQLTWLRGWPAVNWLDTQAENGEMRTIDEIVRLSLSIYAKSTL; from the coding sequence ATGGCGTCGTCAGCTAAGCCATTGCAAAAGCCTGTTTTGATCCTTATGGGGCCAACAGCCTCTGGTAAGACAGCGCTTGCAGTTGAGTTGGCTAAGCAGCTTGATGGGGAGATAATTAGTGTTGATAGTGCCTTGGTTTATCGTGGCTTAGATATTGGTGCCGCTAAACCCGATGCACAAGAGCGCCAAGGTGTTGTTCACCACCTCATTGATATTCGTGAGCCTCATGAACAGTACAGCGCAGCTGATTTTAGCGCTGATGCACGAGCGTGTATTGATGATATTCAGACGCGAGGCAAAGTGCCAATCTTGGCCGGTGGTACCATGCTATATTTCAAGGCCTTACTTGAAGGGCTTTCCAAAATGCCTGCGGCTGATCTTGAGCGGCGTGCCGAGATTGAAAAACAGGCGGCTGAACGGGGCTGGCCAGCTATGCATGCTGAGCTGGCTGAGGTAGATCCAGAAACGGCGGCTCGTTTGCACCCAAATCATAGTCAGCGTATAAGTCGAGCCCTCGAGGTATGGCGTTCAAGCGGCAAAGCCTTAAGCGAGTGGCAAAAAGCTGATGGCCACGGTCTGCTAGACGAGCAAAGATGTGTGCAAATTGCTATTGCCCCTGGTGATAGGGCTGTTTTGCATCAGCGCATTAAGCTGCGTTTACAGCTTATGTTTGAGCAGGGTTTTATGGAGGAGGTGCAGCAGCTGCATCAGCGGGAGGATCTGCATCTCGATCTGCCCTCTATGCGAGCGGTGGGTTACAGGCAGGCTTGGATGTATTTAGATGGCGACTACACTTACGAGCAGATGCTAGATAAGGCGCTGGTTGCAACTCGGCAATTAGCCAAGCGCCAACTAACGTGGCTTAGAGGTTGGCCAGCCGTTAATTGGCTTGATACACAAGCCGAAAACGGCGAAATGCGCACAATTGATGAAATTGTACGCCTTAGTCTGTCTATTTACGCTAAAAGCACCTTATAA
- the mutL gene encoding DNA mismatch repair endonuclease MutL, whose amino-acid sequence MSLRRIKKLSPRLANQIAAGEVVERPASVIKELVENSIDAQASQIDIEIEAGGTKLMRVRDNGSGVAKEDLPLALSRHATSKIHILDELEAVASLGFRGEALASISSVARLVLTSNNGEEDSAWCARAEGRDMEAEVSPAAHPQGTSVEVRDLFFNTPARRKFLRTEKTEYNRIEDILKKQALSRFDLGFSLKNNQKVVHNWRPASARAEQEKRVAQICGKTFIENSLHVDIEHTGLRLWGWVALPTFSRSQADLQHFFVNGRAIKDKLVSHAIRQAYQDVLYHGRHPAFVLYLELDASVVDVNVHPTKHEVRFRDSRLVHDFLFRSLHKVLADVRPDTSSEAESTSPAMALENIPQQGSIAFRQLQTQSESGVNVGASSSQPQIPVNSYSTAAVAEQVNAYRTLLNSEASAPFVETEASALRANFEEPEKENEVPPLGFAIAQLKGIYILAENAQGLIVVDMHAAHERITYEKMKRAFDEQTVQSQPLLVPQSIAVSEKEADCAEENSTVFSELGFVVERAGPETLVVRQLPVILNQADVETLIRDVLSDLCEYGNSRRIREHINELLGTMACHGSVRANRRLSMAEMNALLRDMEATERSGQCNHGRPTWAAMSLSDLDKLFMRGQ is encoded by the coding sequence ATGAGTCTTAGACGTATTAAAAAATTGAGCCCGCGACTGGCAAACCAGATCGCGGCTGGAGAGGTTGTTGAGCGCCCAGCTTCCGTTATTAAAGAATTAGTTGAAAACAGCATTGATGCTCAAGCGTCTCAGATCGATATCGAAATTGAGGCCGGTGGTACGAAGTTAATGCGTGTACGTGATAATGGCAGTGGTGTTGCTAAAGAAGACTTGCCGCTTGCTCTTAGTCGGCACGCTACCAGTAAAATTCATATTTTAGATGAGTTAGAAGCGGTTGCATCTTTGGGTTTTCGTGGCGAGGCTTTAGCGTCAATTTCTTCAGTTGCTCGACTGGTACTGACCTCGAATAATGGTGAGGAGGATAGCGCTTGGTGTGCGCGTGCCGAAGGTCGAGATATGGAGGCCGAGGTGAGCCCAGCTGCGCACCCGCAAGGAACAAGTGTCGAAGTAAGGGATTTGTTTTTTAATACTCCCGCTCGCCGAAAGTTCTTACGTACAGAAAAAACGGAATATAATCGCATTGAAGATATTCTGAAAAAGCAGGCCTTATCTCGTTTTGATTTAGGCTTCTCCTTAAAGAACAATCAGAAGGTGGTGCATAACTGGCGACCAGCTTCTGCACGTGCAGAGCAAGAAAAGCGCGTTGCTCAGATTTGCGGTAAGACCTTTATCGAAAATTCATTACATGTAGACATAGAGCATACAGGTTTACGTCTGTGGGGCTGGGTTGCCTTGCCGACTTTTTCTCGCTCTCAAGCAGACTTACAACACTTTTTTGTGAATGGTCGCGCTATTAAAGATAAATTGGTGAGCCATGCTATTCGTCAGGCTTATCAGGATGTTTTGTACCACGGTAGGCACCCAGCTTTTGTTTTATATTTGGAGCTTGATGCCTCGGTTGTTGATGTCAATGTGCACCCAACAAAACATGAGGTGCGTTTTCGAGATAGCCGTTTAGTTCATGACTTTTTGTTTCGTTCTTTACACAAGGTGCTGGCAGATGTGCGCCCCGATACAAGTTCTGAGGCTGAATCGACATCGCCTGCTATGGCCCTGGAAAATATTCCTCAGCAGGGCTCGATTGCGTTTCGGCAGCTACAAACTCAAAGTGAGTCAGGGGTTAATGTTGGGGCCTCTTCGTCACAACCGCAAATTCCAGTTAATTCTTATTCTACCGCTGCCGTTGCAGAGCAAGTTAACGCCTATCGCACCTTATTAAATAGTGAGGCAAGCGCTCCTTTTGTAGAAACTGAGGCTAGTGCTTTGCGCGCGAACTTCGAAGAGCCCGAAAAAGAAAATGAAGTGCCTCCGCTAGGATTTGCTATTGCTCAGTTAAAAGGTATTTATATTTTGGCTGAAAATGCTCAGGGTTTGATTGTGGTTGATATGCATGCAGCCCATGAGCGTATTACATACGAAAAAATGAAGCGAGCGTTTGATGAGCAAACTGTGCAGAGTCAGCCTTTATTAGTGCCACAAAGTATTGCCGTCAGTGAAAAAGAAGCTGATTGTGCCGAGGAGAATAGCACTGTTTTTTCAGAGCTGGGTTTTGTTGTTGAGCGAGCAGGGCCCGAAACGTTGGTTGTTCGTCAGCTGCCTGTGATATTGAATCAGGCCGATGTTGAGACTCTCATTCGAGATGTGCTGAGCGACCTGTGTGAATACGGCAATAGTCGACGTATTCGTGAGCATATCAATGAGCTCTTGGGTACGATGGCTTGCCATGGTTCTGTCCGTGCAAACCGTCGTTTGAGTATGGCTGAAATGAATGCCCTGCTGCGAGATATGGAAGCGACGGAGCGCAGTGGTCAGTGCAACCATGGGCGGCCAACTTGGGCGGCGATGTCACTAAGCGATCTCGATAAATTATTTATGCGAGGGCAATAA
- a CDS encoding N-acetylmuramoyl-L-alanine amidase: MRLQWLCILACFCSAELYAATVDGVRLWRSPESTRLVFDLDARADHNIFKLNNPKRLVIDIKRGQFDAKTKDLKLEGTPVQRMRYGAQNGGDLRIVLDLKEDVKPRSFSLKRVGDKPDRLVVDLYPVKRHKGKSVDAILPSEKSKSRRDVVIAIDAGHGGEDPGAIGPKKLYEKHVVLKVAKNLANVINKEPGYKAVLVRSGDYFLPLHRRAEKAREVHADLFVSIHADGFDNPKARGASVFTLSRRGASSKMASILASKENKSDLIGGVDRIKLGDKEEQLKKILVDLSMTSSLEASMDVGSRVLKEMGKVTHLHSKRVESAGFAVLKSADVPSILVETGFITNPTEARNLNSLNHRTKLSKSIFKGINSYFQSRPPAGSYLAWKKGGNSSTTYKIASGDTLSAIAKRYNVSVASIKKANKLSDSSIRVGQTLSIPAL, translated from the coding sequence ATGCGCCTACAGTGGTTGTGCATTCTTGCCTGCTTCTGCTCGGCTGAGCTCTATGCCGCAACGGTTGATGGTGTGCGTCTGTGGCGCTCCCCTGAGTCTACGCGCCTTGTTTTCGATCTTGATGCTCGTGCCGATCATAATATTTTCAAGCTGAATAATCCTAAGCGTTTAGTTATTGATATTAAGCGTGGTCAGTTTGACGCTAAAACAAAAGACCTCAAACTAGAGGGAACCCCTGTTCAGCGCATGCGCTACGGAGCCCAAAACGGGGGGGATTTACGTATTGTCTTGGATTTAAAAGAAGACGTTAAGCCTCGTAGTTTCTCACTAAAGCGAGTAGGCGATAAACCTGATCGTTTGGTTGTCGACCTTTATCCGGTTAAAAGGCATAAAGGGAAAAGTGTTGATGCTATTTTGCCGAGTGAAAAGTCTAAAAGTCGTCGTGATGTTGTTATTGCTATTGATGCGGGGCATGGGGGCGAAGATCCTGGAGCCATCGGCCCGAAAAAACTCTACGAAAAACACGTAGTGCTTAAAGTCGCTAAAAACTTAGCTAATGTTATTAATAAAGAACCTGGTTATAAAGCAGTGCTCGTACGTAGCGGTGACTACTTTCTTCCCCTTCACCGTAGGGCGGAAAAAGCACGAGAAGTGCATGCAGACTTGTTTGTCTCTATTCATGCTGATGGTTTTGATAATCCTAAAGCTCGTGGTGCTTCGGTTTTTACCTTAAGTAGGCGAGGTGCCTCAAGTAAGATGGCTAGTATCTTGGCATCGAAGGAAAATAAGTCTGACTTAATTGGTGGTGTCGATCGAATTAAACTTGGTGATAAAGAAGAGCAGCTAAAAAAAATCTTAGTGGATTTAAGTATGACCAGCTCGCTTGAGGCGAGTATGGATGTTGGCTCTCGAGTCTTAAAAGAAATGGGCAAGGTAACCCATTTGCATTCAAAACGCGTGGAGAGTGCAGGCTTTGCTGTACTTAAATCGGCCGATGTACCTTCTATCTTGGTTGAAACTGGTTTTATAACGAACCCAACCGAGGCGCGAAACCTTAACTCCTTAAATCATCGAACTAAATTAAGTAAGTCGATTTTTAAGGGCATCAATAGCTATTTTCAAAGTCGGCCCCCAGCGGGAAGTTATCTCGCATGGAAAAAAGGGGGGAATAGCTCCACTACCTATAAAATCGCAAGCGGCGATACATTGAGCGCTATTGCTAAACGCTACAATGTCAGTGTCGCCTCCATTAAAAAAGCCAATAAGCTTTCAGACTCGAGCATTCGAGTTGGTCAAACACTTTCTATTCCTGCCTTATGA
- the tsaE gene encoding tRNA (adenosine(37)-N6)-threonylcarbamoyltransferase complex ATPase subunit type 1 TsaE, producing MNFSSYLDNEQATLAFAERLASALYKTIKQRAQGLTVYLNGTLGAGKTTLSRGVLQGLGHKGAVKSPTYTLVEPYEFSDLSVYHFDLYRMADAEELEYMGIRDYFDLPSLRLIEWAQRGEGVLPEADLLIDLVVQLPGRTVTIQANSESGAQLLEQLGT from the coding sequence ATGAACTTCTCTAGTTATTTGGATAATGAGCAAGCGACCCTAGCTTTTGCAGAGCGTTTAGCGAGCGCTTTATATAAGACTATAAAGCAGCGGGCTCAAGGTTTGACCGTATACCTAAACGGTACGCTCGGTGCAGGTAAAACCACACTAAGCCGAGGGGTGTTGCAGGGCTTGGGGCATAAAGGGGCTGTTAAAAGCCCAACTTATACTCTCGTTGAACCCTATGAATTTTCAGACTTATCGGTTTATCACTTCGATTTATATCGTATGGCTGATGCCGAAGAGCTTGAATACATGGGGATTCGGGATTATTTTGATTTACCAAGTTTGCGCTTGATTGAGTGGGCGCAGCGAGGAGAGGGGGTGCTGCCTGAGGCCGACCTTCTTATTGACTTGGTCGTGCAGCTGCCGGGACGTACTGTTACTATACAGGCCAATTCAGAAAGTGGCGCTCAGCTACTTGAACAGCTGGGCACCTAA
- a CDS encoding NAD(P)H-hydrate dehydratase encodes MLPLEVNFPLFSAEQVKRLDAEAIRLGTPGFVLMKRAGQALFDLACKQWPAHKQFVVLCGAGNNGGDGWLFAALAHVQGFQVQLYYLKPPEELTAEAKDAADFALGKGVDAREFDSSLNLENTKELVLVDALLGIGINGLLSERYKSAIAWLNLCAISANSAGDDVKVLSVDLPSGINATTGECKELAVKADLCLSFIGRKQGLYTADAPNYCTELHFEQLGVADYVIEAETQSQAQCHYLMNRVDAGALKRAPVCHKGRFGHIAVVGGGSGMSGAALLAADAALHAGSGLVSLYSQEETLQAARQRLPECMSHIIDFEPDPKGEYFKRCNVLVVGPGLGQDEWARHAFKLALSASLPLLLDADALNLLAGAPVKLGRAGKSCVITPHPAEAARLLATTVQVIQADRFAAARALVARYDAVVVLKGAGTLVACSDKIWLCPLVCPSLAIGGAGDVLSGVIAALLAQGLEAEEAARLGVWLHASAAKYFEGQVGVIGLKAGELPGIIRKMVNELL; translated from the coding sequence GTGTTGCCACTAGAAGTGAATTTTCCTTTATTTAGCGCAGAGCAAGTGAAGCGTTTAGATGCGGAAGCAATTCGTTTAGGTACGCCAGGCTTTGTGTTGATGAAGAGGGCGGGGCAGGCACTGTTTGATTTAGCGTGTAAGCAGTGGCCGGCTCATAAGCAGTTTGTTGTTTTGTGTGGCGCCGGTAATAACGGTGGCGATGGTTGGCTCTTTGCTGCTTTGGCTCATGTTCAGGGCTTTCAGGTTCAGCTTTATTATTTGAAACCGCCAGAAGAGTTAACTGCTGAGGCAAAAGATGCGGCGGATTTTGCTTTGGGCAAGGGCGTTGATGCTCGTGAATTTGATTCAAGTCTTAACTTAGAAAATACAAAAGAGCTTGTTTTAGTTGATGCCTTATTGGGTATTGGTATAAACGGGCTTTTATCGGAGCGCTATAAGTCGGCGATTGCTTGGCTGAATTTGTGCGCGATCAGTGCAAATAGTGCTGGTGATGATGTGAAAGTGTTGAGTGTTGATCTTCCTTCGGGGATAAACGCAACGACGGGAGAGTGCAAAGAGTTAGCTGTTAAAGCCGATCTCTGTCTAAGTTTTATTGGTCGTAAGCAAGGTCTATATACCGCAGATGCACCCAATTACTGCACGGAGCTTCATTTTGAACAGCTTGGTGTTGCTGATTATGTGATTGAGGCTGAAACTCAAAGCCAGGCTCAGTGTCATTATTTAATGAATAGAGTTGACGCTGGGGCTTTAAAGCGAGCGCCTGTATGTCATAAAGGACGTTTTGGTCACATTGCTGTTGTGGGTGGTGGCTCAGGTATGAGTGGGGCTGCTCTGTTGGCAGCTGATGCTGCATTGCATGCAGGTAGTGGCTTAGTGAGTCTGTACAGTCAAGAAGAAACTCTGCAAGCGGCCAGACAGCGCTTACCTGAATGTATGAGCCACATAATCGATTTTGAGCCTGATCCAAAGGGCGAGTATTTTAAGCGCTGCAATGTCCTCGTGGTGGGACCGGGCTTAGGGCAAGATGAGTGGGCTCGTCATGCATTTAAGCTTGCTTTGTCGGCATCGCTTCCATTGCTGCTTGATGCTGATGCGCTTAATCTTCTTGCTGGCGCACCTGTAAAGCTAGGGCGAGCTGGTAAGAGCTGTGTTATAACGCCTCATCCTGCGGAAGCTGCGAGGCTATTAGCTACGACAGTGCAAGTCATTCAAGCAGATCGTTTTGCAGCTGCTCGAGCTTTGGTTGCACGTTATGATGCGGTTGTTGTATTAAAAGGGGCCGGTACTTTAGTTGCCTGTTCCGATAAGATTTGGCTTTGCCCTTTGGTTTGCCCTTCGTTAGCGATAGGTGGTGCCGGTGATGTACTAAGTGGTGTCATTGCGGCCCTCTTGGCTCAAGGCTTAGAGGCTGAAGAGGCTGCTCGTTTAGGGGTGTGGTTGCATGCTAGTGCGGCTAAGTACTTTGAAGGGCAAGTTGGTGTAATAGGGCTTAAAGCCGGTGAACTACCCGGCATTATTAGAAAGATGGTAAATGAACTTCTCTAG
- the queG gene encoding tRNA epoxyqueuosine(34) reductase QueG, with amino-acid sequence MQLSPKLYDNLLQQIHLWCKELGFNQCGVCDLDLSSEKHAFERWLSRNYHGEMAWLAENQDKRLDPPQLVPGSCRVISVRLNYLPADTQPIDNLKNSKQAYISRYALGRDYHKLMRKRLAKLAKNIEHYVEEHAEPDLAQGRAFVDSAPVLERPLAQKAGLGWTGKHSLLLNKDDGSWFFLGELFTNIPLPINEHEAKNQCGDCEACLKVCPTDAFIKPWVLDARRCISYLSIEHDGPIPEELRQAFGNRIYGCDDCQLICPWNKDAATTKESDFQPRSNLFAQELLELFNWTEAEFLKNTEGSAIRRAGYEKWQRNIAVALGNAEPDLRIDEALKQALGKVSPLVAEHINWALERQASGKRRKRKARNSNKIEEMAYWPDRPTNAEE; translated from the coding sequence ATGCAGCTTAGCCCTAAACTCTATGATAATTTGCTACAACAAATCCATCTTTGGTGCAAAGAGCTCGGCTTTAATCAGTGCGGTGTCTGTGATCTTGATTTAAGCAGTGAAAAACACGCTTTTGAGCGCTGGCTGTCAAGAAACTACCACGGTGAAATGGCTTGGCTGGCAGAGAACCAAGACAAACGCTTAGACCCACCTCAGCTTGTACCTGGTAGCTGCAGAGTAATTAGCGTACGTCTAAACTACCTGCCGGCAGATACCCAGCCTATCGACAACCTTAAAAACAGCAAGCAAGCATATATAAGCCGTTACGCCCTTGGCCGTGATTACCATAAATTGATGCGCAAGCGCTTAGCCAAACTGGCTAAAAATATCGAGCATTATGTAGAAGAACATGCCGAGCCAGATCTAGCTCAAGGCCGAGCCTTTGTTGACAGTGCGCCGGTGCTAGAACGGCCTTTGGCGCAAAAAGCAGGCCTTGGCTGGACAGGCAAGCACAGCCTTCTACTCAATAAAGACGATGGCAGTTGGTTCTTTCTGGGAGAGCTGTTTACCAATATTCCCCTGCCTATTAACGAGCATGAAGCCAAGAATCAATGCGGTGACTGTGAAGCGTGTTTAAAGGTATGCCCAACCGATGCGTTTATTAAACCTTGGGTACTTGATGCAAGACGCTGTATTTCATATTTAAGCATTGAACACGACGGCCCCATTCCCGAGGAATTACGACAAGCCTTTGGGAATCGCATCTATGGCTGCGATGACTGCCAGCTTATTTGCCCATGGAACAAAGATGCAGCCACCACCAAAGAGAGTGATTTCCAACCTCGAAGCAATTTATTTGCTCAAGAGCTATTAGAGCTCTTTAACTGGACGGAAGCTGAATTCTTGAAAAATACCGAAGGATCGGCCATTCGCCGCGCAGGCTATGAGAAATGGCAAAGGAATATTGCTGTTGCTCTTGGTAATGCCGAGCCCGACCTTCGTATCGATGAAGCACTTAAGCAGGCTCTCGGTAAAGTAAGCCCACTTGTTGCCGAACATATAAACTGGGCGCTAGAGCGCCAAGCAAGCGGCAAAAGGCGCAAGCGCAAAGCCCGCAACAGCAATAAAATAGAAGAGATGGCCTACTGGCCCGATCGGCCCACTAATGCCGAAGAATAA
- the orn gene encoding oligoribonuclease, protein MALSDTNLIWIDLEMTGLLPERDRIIEIATIVTDKDLNVLAEGPVIAVNQSEQALAAMDEWNTTQHGKSGLTQRVRDSKISCQQAEQETIAFLEKWVPAGKSPICGNSICQDRRFLARWMPDLESYFHYRNLDVSSLKILAQLWAPDVATGFKKQGTHLAMDDIKESIAELKHYREHLLNLA, encoded by the coding sequence ATGGCCCTTAGTGATACAAACCTAATTTGGATAGACCTTGAAATGACCGGGTTGTTGCCAGAGCGAGATCGAATCATCGAAATAGCAACGATTGTTACCGATAAAGATTTAAATGTTTTGGCTGAAGGCCCTGTCATTGCTGTTAATCAGAGTGAGCAGGCGCTGGCTGCAATGGATGAGTGGAACACCACTCAGCACGGTAAATCGGGTCTGACTCAGCGTGTGCGTGACAGTAAAATAAGCTGCCAACAAGCAGAGCAGGAGACGATTGCTTTCTTAGAAAAGTGGGTGCCAGCGGGTAAAAGCCCAATTTGTGGCAATTCCATTTGTCAGGATAGGCGCTTCTTAGCGCGTTGGATGCCCGATCTAGAGTCGTATTTTCACTACCGCAATTTAGATGTGAGTTCCTTGAAAATCCTTGCTCAGCTCTGGGCACCTGACGTAGCGACGGGTTTTAAAAAGCAAGGCACTCATTTGGCCATGGACGATATCAAAGAGAGCATTGCTGAGCTCAAACACTATCGTGAGCATTTATTGAATCTCGCTTAA
- the rsgA gene encoding small ribosomal subunit biogenesis GTPase RsgA: MAKRKLSLQQRRRIAEQRAEKKLKNVVLPEDGELGPLQEGRVTANFGTQVLVQGKQTIQRCYLRANLDPVTGDTVTWREGKETGVLESIHTRLSELQRPDSYGKLRTVAANVSQLVICIAVEPEAHSSLIDRYLVAAKLHQLQPLLLLNKCELLDEQQDKLKQLISRYKHLGVDCIEVSAETGQDLSLLTDKLKEHTSIFVGQSGVGKSSLIKALLPKEKEIRIGKLSEAAAKGRHTTTHSQLYQFADGGELIDSPGIREFGLWHANASQILDAFSEIADAAQHCRFRDCKHKGEPGCAVQESLDEGKINSERYANYQLILQQLNDVTIKTQSGIKNR; encoded by the coding sequence ATGGCTAAACGTAAATTAAGCTTGCAACAGCGCAGACGTATAGCCGAGCAGCGAGCAGAAAAAAAACTTAAAAACGTCGTTTTACCTGAGGATGGTGAACTTGGCCCCCTGCAAGAAGGCCGCGTAACCGCAAACTTCGGTACCCAAGTTTTGGTTCAGGGCAAACAAACGATCCAACGCTGTTATTTGCGCGCGAACCTCGATCCTGTTACCGGCGATACCGTTACTTGGCGCGAAGGCAAAGAAACGGGAGTATTAGAGAGCATTCACACGCGCTTAAGTGAGCTACAGCGACCGGACAGCTACGGCAAATTGCGCACCGTTGCCGCCAATGTCAGCCAGCTGGTCATCTGCATTGCTGTTGAACCTGAAGCTCACAGTTCTTTAATCGATCGCTATTTAGTAGCCGCCAAACTGCACCAGCTGCAGCCACTCCTTTTACTAAACAAATGTGAATTATTAGATGAGCAGCAAGACAAACTGAAACAGCTTATTTCTCGCTATAAGCATCTAGGTGTTGATTGCATCGAAGTCTCGGCTGAAACAGGTCAAGACCTAAGCTTGCTGACGGATAAACTAAAAGAACACACCAGTATTTTTGTTGGACAGAGTGGCGTGGGGAAAAGCTCACTTATTAAAGCCCTACTACCAAAAGAAAAAGAAATACGTATAGGCAAGCTCAGTGAAGCGGCTGCTAAAGGTCGCCATACAACAACCCACAGCCAACTTTATCAATTTGCCGATGGCGGTGAATTAATCGACTCACCAGGTATTCGAGAGTTTGGACTCTGGCACGCCAACGCCTCACAAATCTTAGACGCCTTTTCTGAAATTGCTGATGCGGCTCAACACTGCCGCTTTCGAGACTGCAAACACAAAGGTGAGCCCGGCTGTGCCGTACAAGAATCACTGGATGAGGGTAAAATTAATAGCGAACGCTACGCAAATTACCAACTTATCCTGCAACAGCTAAATGATGTAACCATTAAAACTCAAAGTGGAATCAAAAATCGATGA